The following proteins come from a genomic window of Desulfurococcus sp.:
- a CDS encoding DUF655 domain-containing protein, which produces MAYRGRGFRREGPWRQRYEPALYVLDYLELGNPSDIHYEHRNQPLVQGVGVKYFSLLEATPLPAVRIDILERIELGGPSKVKRVIHVGYSELTSVARANLPEALRLVVIENERVFTEFFNIAEPVNIRLHALELLPDIGKKTMNQILEERSRKKFESFSDIRERTRVDPVKALIGRIIKELEGGEKYYLFIKPKEPGALYLGYLEKLYGESF; this is translated from the coding sequence TTGGCTTATCGTGGAAGAGGCTTTCGACGCGAAGGCCCATGGAGACAGAGGTACGAGCCAGCTCTCTACGTCCTCGACTACCTAGAGCTAGGTAATCCATCAGACATACACTACGAGCACAGGAATCAACCACTCGTTCAAGGAGTTGGAGTCAAGTACTTCTCTCTTCTCGAGGCTACCCCGCTTCCAGCTGTCAGAATCGATATACTCGAGAGAATAGAGTTAGGTGGGCCGAGCAAGGTGAAGAGGGTTATACATGTAGGGTATAGTGAGCTTACCAGTGTTGCAAGAGCGAATCTACCTGAAGCTCTCAGGCTAGTGGTCATCGAGAATGAAAGAGTATTCACAGAGTTCTTCAACATAGCTGAGCCAGTTAATATAAGACTACACGCTCTCGAGCTACTTCCAGATATAGGTAAGAAAACAATGAATCAAATACTAGAAGAGAGGAGTAGGAAGAAGTTTGAGAGTTTCAGCGATATAAGAGAGAGAACACGCGTCGACCCGGTTAAAGCACTCATAGGCAGGATTATAAAGGAGCTTGAAGGCGGCGAGAAATACTACTTGTTCATTAAGCCAAAGGAGCCTGGAGCCCTATACCTGGGGTACCTGGAGAAACTGTATGGGGAGTCATTTTAA
- the glmS gene encoding glutamine--fructose-6-phosphate transaminase (isomerizing): MCGIIGLCLNSRDRLRIGEAIYRGLLRLEYRGYDSAGIAVIEGKELRVLKGKGRLRDLEARFSFTRLEGVTGIGHTRWATHGAPSDVNAHPHTDCKGLFAVVHNGVIENYLELKKKLSEKGHVFKSDTDTEVIAHLIEEYYEEHHDVYKAFKKAITELKGAYAILAITWLEPHKIFFARKDSPLVIGLSDGYTVLASDIPALLDHTRSIIVVRDGWIGYATPSTVYLEDLSTGGVVDPLRYLRFVEWSLTDAEKEGYPYFMLKEIHEQPVALKNTIHGLIGDPVVDKVVELLSNADRVFVVGAGTSYHASEYFAIVSLKLAGKLTVPFIASEYNMLAEASRPGDVLVAVSQSGETMDTLKAIRAFKRQGVRVISITNIVDSAIARESDAALYMRAGPEIGVAATKTFLAETLILAWLAVKLAGETGRLTSSEVSELLKALESSPSLVEKSIKSKAAEELAGRLSSSKSMYYLSRGVGLPVAREGALKIKEVAYIHAEAYPAGESKHGPIALVEPFFPVVFIVPDDRELEKLVLGNIEEIKARGGVVIGVIPEGSSLVERLDVAIEVPAAHWVLTPLTHTPPLQLLAYHTAVLRGYDPDKPRNLAKTVTVE; this comes from the coding sequence TTGTGTGGTATAATAGGCTTATGCCTTAACTCAAGGGATCGCTTGAGGATCGGGGAGGCTATTTACAGGGGTCTCCTGAGACTTGAGTATAGGGGTTATGATTCAGCTGGTATAGCTGTAATTGAGGGTAAAGAGCTGAGAGTTCTAAAAGGTAAGGGAAGGCTTAGAGACCTCGAAGCCCGGTTCTCCTTTACAAGGCTAGAGGGTGTGACCGGTATAGGGCATACTAGATGGGCTACTCATGGAGCTCCAAGCGATGTAAACGCTCACCCGCATACCGACTGCAAGGGGTTATTCGCGGTAGTTCACAATGGAGTTATAGAAAACTACTTGGAGTTGAAGAAGAAGCTATCGGAGAAAGGACATGTATTTAAGAGTGATACTGACACTGAGGTTATAGCTCATTTAATTGAGGAATACTATGAGGAGCACCATGATGTATACAAAGCATTTAAGAAAGCTATCACAGAGCTTAAAGGCGCGTATGCCATCCTAGCGATCACGTGGCTGGAGCCACATAAAATATTCTTCGCCAGGAAGGATAGCCCCCTGGTAATCGGGTTGAGTGACGGGTATACTGTGCTAGCAAGTGATATACCAGCACTACTCGACCATACAAGGAGTATTATAGTAGTGAGAGATGGGTGGATCGGGTATGCAACACCCTCCACGGTATACCTAGAGGATCTCTCAACAGGAGGCGTGGTCGATCCTCTAAGATACCTTAGATTCGTTGAGTGGAGTTTAACAGACGCTGAGAAAGAAGGATACCCGTACTTCATGCTCAAGGAGATACACGAGCAGCCGGTTGCACTAAAGAATACTATCCACGGGTTGATCGGAGACCCTGTGGTTGATAAGGTAGTGGAGTTATTAAGCAATGCTGACAGAGTATTCGTTGTCGGAGCTGGTACAAGCTACCACGCCTCAGAGTACTTTGCTATAGTCTCCTTGAAGCTAGCTGGGAAACTTACAGTACCATTCATTGCAAGCGAGTATAATATGCTTGCCGAGGCATCCAGGCCCGGGGATGTACTAGTAGCTGTCAGCCAGAGCGGTGAAACCATGGATACTTTGAAGGCTATACGGGCTTTTAAGAGGCAGGGAGTGAGGGTTATCAGCATAACTAACATCGTGGATTCAGCTATAGCGAGGGAGAGTGATGCAGCCTTATACATGAGGGCTGGGCCTGAGATAGGGGTTGCTGCAACAAAAACGTTTCTAGCGGAAACTCTAATTCTAGCATGGCTAGCTGTGAAGCTGGCGGGTGAGACAGGTAGACTTACATCCAGTGAGGTATCCGAGCTGCTGAAAGCTCTAGAATCCTCTCCAAGTCTAGTGGAGAAGTCTATTAAAAGCAAGGCTGCCGAGGAGCTAGCGGGGAGACTATCCAGCTCGAAGAGCATGTACTACCTGAGTAGAGGGGTAGGGCTACCTGTAGCTAGGGAAGGCGCGCTCAAGATAAAAGAGGTAGCCTACATCCACGCTGAAGCGTATCCTGCTGGAGAGTCTAAGCACGGGCCCATCGCGCTCGTAGAGCCATTCTTCCCTGTGGTGTTCATTGTCCCGGATGACCGAGAGCTGGAGAAACTAGTACTAGGTAATATCGAGGAGATAAAGGCTAGAGGAGGAGTAGTTATCGGCGTGATACCAGAGGGTTCAAGTCTCGTGGAGAGACTAGATGTAGCCATCGAGGTACCTGCAGCACACTGGGTGCTCACGCCTCTAACACATACACCTCCACTTCAACTCCTAGCCTACCATACCGCTGTATTGAGAGGCTATGATCCCGATAAGCCTAGGAATCTAGCTAAAACAGTTACAGTTGAGTAG
- a CDS encoding RNA methyltransferase, whose translation MSRKVIRVVLVGIEGSVNLGVIARTCVNFNVDELYLVNPVASVQEALVYAAKARDFLSKAVVTTRLEDALRNVDLVVATSDEGFSERDMLRQSLSLEEFARSVYPKAKSVAILFGRESTGLTREELSKADILVTIPANPAYPTLNVSQAVAVVLWELWRQRRLQATNVPRTASRSMLAELVELATDVSRLVMSSEEKIERSRLLWKRMLSKSLLTEKEASLLKYWLYRVKRRLAPSSSI comes from the coding sequence TTGTCAAGAAAAGTGATTAGAGTAGTCTTAGTAGGCATTGAGGGCTCTGTAAACCTAGGTGTTATAGCTAGGACGTGCGTTAACTTTAATGTTGATGAATTATACCTAGTAAACCCTGTAGCAAGCGTCCAGGAGGCATTAGTATATGCTGCTAAAGCCAGGGATTTTCTCTCTAAAGCTGTGGTGACCACGAGACTTGAGGATGCTTTAAGAAATGTGGATCTAGTGGTTGCTACAAGTGATGAAGGCTTCAGCGAGAGAGATATGCTCAGGCAATCCCTGAGTCTCGAGGAGTTCGCTAGAAGCGTGTACCCTAAGGCTAAGAGCGTTGCAATACTCTTCGGGAGAGAGAGCACGGGCTTAACGAGAGAAGAATTAAGTAAAGCAGACATCCTCGTGACGATCCCGGCGAACCCAGCATATCCCACCTTAAACGTGAGCCAGGCAGTAGCTGTAGTACTATGGGAGCTTTGGAGGCAGAGGCGGCTTCAGGCAACTAATGTGCCGAGAACTGCCAGCAGAAGCATGCTGGCAGAGCTAGTAGAGCTTGCAACAGATGTATCAAGACTCGTGATGTCGTCAGAAGAGAAGATTGAGAGATCCAGGCTACTATGGAAGAGAATGCTAAGTAAGTCGCTGCTAACTGAGAAGGAGGCCAGCCTGCTTAAATACTGGCTTTACAGGGTTAAGCGTCGGCTAGCACCAAGCAGTAGCATCTAG
- a CDS encoding SDR family oxidoreductase — protein MGLTEGLRILVTASTRGLGRGAAEVLLEEGALVVINGRSTESVEKTLKELRARYEGRVYGVAADITKRSEAYSLVERAVEYLGGLDSLVYVTGPPRPGTFLEVSDEEWEENAKLLVFNAIWLVKAALPYLRRSRNPSIVLSSSIAVKEPIENLALSNILRISIHGLLKTLSRELGREGIRVNAVMPGYIETDRIRRLIEDKARREGVSFEEAYRSFSREIPLGRIGTPREYGRVVAFLVSEYASYVNGASIAVDGGLMRSVF, from the coding sequence ATGGGTTTAACTGAGGGTTTAAGAATCCTGGTGACAGCTTCTACTAGAGGTCTTGGTAGAGGCGCTGCTGAAGTCCTACTCGAGGAGGGTGCCTTAGTAGTCATAAATGGAAGGAGCACTGAAAGTGTTGAGAAGACTCTTAAAGAGCTGAGAGCAAGGTATGAGGGTAGAGTGTATGGTGTAGCCGCTGATATTACTAAAAGGAGTGAAGCATACAGCCTGGTTGAAAGAGCAGTAGAATATCTAGGTGGATTAGACTCTCTAGTATACGTGACCGGCCCTCCTAGACCCGGCACATTCCTTGAGGTAAGTGATGAGGAGTGGGAGGAAAACGCCAAGCTATTAGTCTTCAATGCAATATGGCTTGTTAAAGCCGCACTCCCATACCTCAGGAGATCTAGGAATCCATCCATAGTTTTATCATCCAGCATAGCAGTGAAGGAACCCATAGAAAACCTCGCTTTATCGAATATTCTAAGGATAAGCATACACGGGTTGCTGAAAACACTCTCCAGGGAGCTCGGGCGGGAGGGGATCAGGGTTAACGCTGTGATGCCAGGATACATTGAGACTGATAGAATTAGGAGGTTGATCGAAGATAAAGCTAGGAGAGAAGGTGTATCATTTGAGGAAGCTTATAGAAGCTTCAGCAGGGAGATCCCGCTTGGACGAATAGGTACTCCAAGAGAGTATGGGAGAGTAGTAGCCTTCCTAGTCAGCGAGTACGCGTCGTACGTTAACGGTGCATCAATAGCGGTTGACGGAGGGTTAATGAGGTCAGTATTCTAA
- the rsmA gene encoding 16S rRNA (adenine(1518)-N(6)/adenine(1519)-N(6))-dimethyltransferase RsmA, whose amino-acid sequence MGSHFKPEDMSRQALLSWTLRTLRSHGLKPRRKLSQNFTVNPYLLKTIKKLVEYADTLEIGCGIGTLTLVLSRVVPRLVSIEIDERLLEAARENVDAANTILVKADATRYSGYPEQVVGNIPYHITSEILVLIARSNSVRRAVLTVQKDVAERLTANPGSDNYGRITVLVKALFKVEVAGVYGRASFYPKPEVEHAVLVLTRIKQFDTDIEALEELTRVMFTQRRRIALKVLAERVGLKGDELYPRIQRLLAGKRVYEVEVGEFLELARIVGEAGLISRD is encoded by the coding sequence ATGGGGAGTCATTTTAAACCCGAAGACATGAGCCGTCAAGCCCTGCTCTCCTGGACGCTGAGAACCCTTAGAAGCCATGGCTTAAAGCCTAGAAGAAAGCTAAGCCAGAACTTCACGGTAAATCCCTACCTCTTAAAAACTATTAAAAAACTAGTTGAATACGCTGATACCCTTGAGATAGGGTGTGGTATTGGAACTCTAACATTAGTGCTTAGTAGGGTTGTCCCTAGACTAGTCTCCATAGAGATCGATGAAAGACTCCTCGAGGCTGCCCGAGAGAACGTGGATGCTGCTAACACTATACTAGTTAAAGCTGATGCAACCAGGTATAGCGGTTACCCTGAGCAAGTTGTAGGTAACATCCCTTATCATATCACCTCGGAGATCCTAGTGTTGATTGCTAGATCTAATAGTGTAAGGAGAGCAGTGCTCACAGTTCAGAAAGATGTAGCTGAGAGACTTACAGCCAATCCTGGTAGTGATAACTATGGTAGAATAACCGTTCTAGTTAAAGCGTTATTCAAAGTAGAAGTTGCCGGAGTCTACGGGAGAGCCTCCTTCTACCCTAAGCCTGAGGTTGAGCATGCTGTACTAGTTTTAACAAGGATTAAACAATTCGACACGGATATTGAAGCTCTCGAAGAGCTCACGCGAGTGATGTTCACTCAAAGGAGGAGGATTGCTTTAAAAGTGCTTGCAGAGAGAGTAGGCTTGAAAGGGGATGAATTATACCCTCGAATCCAGCGTCTTCTAGCAGGGAAGAGAGTGTACGAGGTCGAGGTGGGAGAGTTCTTGGAGCTAGCGAGGATAGTAGGGGAGGCTGGGTTGATATCGAGGGATTAA
- a CDS encoding methyltransferase: MAVDFMDSLKPRGELCMDLGCGSGVLGLYALVKGYCRRVVFIDIQEDALQTTLNNIVLNGMLGRSIVVSSYPAFFKSTFDVVLANPPYLPGLNGRVEDETVEGGRYGFETLLYFIDAAFRALKRGGLLILVYSSLSNPEVIEKHLHGRFDKVAQISKRLFYEVIYAVGVVKKSD, encoded by the coding sequence CTGGCAGTAGACTTCATGGATTCACTGAAGCCTCGTGGAGAGCTCTGCATGGATTTAGGCTGTGGTAGCGGCGTGCTGGGACTCTACGCCTTAGTTAAAGGCTACTGCAGGAGGGTTGTCTTCATTGATATACAGGAGGATGCACTTCAGACAACACTCAACAATATAGTATTGAATGGCATGTTAGGGAGAAGCATTGTAGTTTCAAGCTATCCAGCATTCTTTAAGAGTACTTTCGATGTAGTCTTAGCTAACCCACCCTACCTGCCAGGATTGAATGGGAGAGTAGAGGATGAAACAGTTGAAGGCGGGAGATACGGGTTTGAAACCCTGCTATACTTTATTGACGCTGCTTTCAGGGCTTTAAAGCGGGGCGGCCTCTTGATACTCGTATATTCATCACTATCCAACCCGGAAGTCATCGAGAAGCACCTTCATGGAAGATTTGATAAGGTGGCTCAGATATCTAAGAGATTGTTTTACGAAGTAATATACGCTGTAGGGGTTGTCAAGAAAAGTGATTAG
- a CDS encoding RNA polymerase Rpb4 — MASTTLRAVEYKMLSNSETYAILKKVAERIHSETGTLSLLISRVLEYLAKNHKVPPEKAEELRSYLSSKGLREETIIILMNICPSTLDELRYLMEFEKTLPEQSILEEILSKLNEYCSSGQE; from the coding sequence ATGGCGTCTACAACACTAAGGGCTGTAGAGTATAAGATGCTTTCAAACAGCGAGACCTACGCTATACTTAAGAAAGTAGCTGAGAGAATACATAGTGAAACAGGTACGCTTTCACTTCTTATTTCAAGAGTACTAGAATACCTGGCTAAGAACCACAAGGTTCCACCGGAGAAAGCAGAGGAGTTGAGAAGCTACCTGTCTTCAAAGGGGTTAAGAGAGGAGACTATTATTATATTAATGAATATCTGTCCATCCACACTGGATGAACTTAGATACCTCATGGAGTTCGAGAAGACGCTGCCCGAGCAGAGTATTCTAGAGGAAATTCTCTCTAAGCTTAACGAGTACTGTTCTAGCGGGCAAGAGTAG
- a CDS encoding 50S ribosomal protein L21e, translating into MVKAPKGYRHRTRKLLRKSVREKGGVPPLSLLMVEYKEGDRVHIVINPSIHKGMPHRRYHGKTGVIAGRRGRAYIVKVAVGGKEKILFVRPEHIRPVSIQKASGYPQQSG; encoded by the coding sequence ATGGTTAAAGCTCCCAAGGGGTACAGGCATAGAACAAGAAAGCTACTAAGGAAGAGTGTTAGAGAGAAGGGAGGTGTGCCACCGTTAAGCCTACTGATGGTAGAGTACAAGGAGGGGGATAGAGTACACATCGTCATAAACCCATCTATTCATAAGGGTATGCCACATAGAAGATACCACGGTAAAACCGGGGTTATTGCTGGTAGGAGAGGGAGAGCTTACATTGTGAAGGTAGCGGTAGGCGGCAAGGAGAAAATACTATTCGTGAGGCCGGAGCACATTAGACCAGTGAGTATTCAGAAAGCTAGTGGATACCCACAGCAATCCGGGTAG
- the pyrH gene encoding UMP kinase, producing MKPLVLKVTGRVFYSEPELLAKLIHVVRGLSENYRIVIVAGGGGTARRYITSAKSIGVSSNYWLDLIGIWASRLNSLLLISALQPYSYPKPAASLEEALEALASSRIVVMGGLIPGQSTASVAVEVAEALSVSELYYLSAAGYVYDKDPARYPDAKPLKEINASMLKEMLRQKQLPGEYALIDEKALDLAVRSNILIKLVDYREPEKLLEAIRGGNPGSMIHPC from the coding sequence GTGAAACCCCTAGTATTAAAGGTGACAGGCAGAGTCTTCTATAGCGAGCCCGAGCTTCTCGCTAAACTCATCCACGTAGTTAGAGGTCTCTCTGAAAACTACAGGATCGTAATTGTTGCAGGAGGTGGCGGTACTGCTAGAAGATATATTACTAGCGCTAAATCAATTGGAGTTTCATCAAACTACTGGCTTGACTTGATCGGGATATGGGCTTCAAGGCTTAACAGCCTTCTCCTTATTTCAGCTCTACAGCCATACTCGTATCCTAAGCCGGCTGCCAGCCTCGAGGAAGCATTAGAGGCATTAGCATCCAGTAGAATAGTAGTCATGGGCGGCTTAATACCAGGTCAGTCGACAGCCTCAGTGGCGGTAGAGGTAGCAGAGGCTCTCAGCGTCAGCGAGCTATACTACCTCTCTGCAGCAGGCTACGTTTACGATAAAGATCCAGCTAGGTATCCGGATGCAAAACCGCTAAAGGAGATTAATGCATCCATGCTTAAGGAGATGCTTAGGCAGAAACAGCTGCCAGGCGAGTATGCTCTCATAGATGAAAAAGCCCTGGATCTCGCTGTAAGAAGCAATATCCTCATAAAACTCGTAGACTACCGTGAGCCAGAGAAGCTATTAGAAGCCATTAGAGGAGGAAACCCGGGTAGCATGATACATCCATGCTAA